One region of Neorhodopirellula lusitana genomic DNA includes:
- a CDS encoding serine/threonine protein kinase, with translation MVDRSAIDNSIERLDSIVDDVFEQADPTKVYGHGLESDDDICPLYCAISRIKTRYEEAELIGRGGMKEVFRVYDAKAARHAALAKPLPEFSRDHFDAFLREAHLTARLDHPNIIDLFDMGVDQEGRPFFTMELKQGRSLRDVVNSLQKGELLDDFPSKRRLEIFRRVCDAIAYAHSRQVLHLDIKPENIFVGEFGEVKVCDWGMGVVMARERGLTESTVLLDPDLYGSLLDFAKGTPVYMAPEQKDKRQTKTPQMDIYAMGCLLHELLTLDVPMGTPKTDAKLDSALAAMIAKATAIDPGDRYQRVEELRDDITRFLEDYSTSVEPTSLRREAALFYRRHREACSITLGMLAIFATFVAYFMIELRLSRHQALEARDRSERAQIAAEDAQVRAEASLAQYLAEKAESEERQNKQIESAIEQSNFVTDSIFLRDKAMPSAIRHALQNLQSILVFDPSPDSKAWLQKFYLHFLMQDFASALKLVENGKVIEPDLVYFAKQYLPLQTEDGYLDTDHFISLMQDLCVGGTYPHHLRRGKLAEKMLIYDSLHRESPADKTRIVREWILINNRDWVGEELVFEAETETVRLRGKGLTRLRRTFGGADRISLVYILKPRVLDLRETGFRDLSDLGGLELQELDLRQTPINDLSPLLANRSLRRIFLDQDQVPESQIARLPDSIEVVLGSE, from the coding sequence ATGGTCGACCGTTCAGCTATTGATAATTCTATTGAGCGGCTCGATTCCATCGTGGATGACGTTTTCGAGCAAGCGGATCCCACCAAGGTGTACGGGCATGGTCTGGAATCCGACGACGACATTTGTCCGTTGTATTGCGCAATCTCTCGAATCAAGACTCGCTACGAAGAAGCCGAGCTAATCGGTCGTGGGGGGATGAAAGAGGTCTTCCGTGTTTACGACGCGAAGGCGGCCCGACACGCTGCTCTGGCGAAGCCACTGCCCGAGTTTTCGAGGGATCATTTCGACGCGTTTTTGCGTGAGGCACACCTTACCGCTCGCCTGGATCACCCCAACATCATCGACCTGTTCGATATGGGAGTGGACCAAGAGGGACGTCCGTTTTTTACGATGGAATTGAAGCAGGGACGCTCGCTGCGCGACGTTGTCAACTCGCTTCAGAAAGGGGAATTGCTAGACGATTTTCCATCAAAGAGACGACTGGAAATCTTTCGTCGCGTGTGTGACGCCATTGCCTACGCCCATTCGCGGCAGGTGTTGCATCTGGACATCAAGCCAGAAAACATCTTTGTGGGTGAGTTTGGTGAGGTGAAAGTATGCGACTGGGGAATGGGCGTTGTGATGGCCCGAGAGCGTGGGCTAACCGAATCGACCGTGCTGCTCGACCCCGATCTTTATGGATCGTTGTTGGATTTTGCCAAGGGGACTCCGGTTTACATGGCCCCGGAGCAAAAGGACAAACGCCAAACGAAGACGCCGCAAATGGACATCTACGCCATGGGGTGTTTATTGCACGAATTGTTGACCCTCGACGTGCCGATGGGAACGCCGAAAACAGATGCGAAACTGGACAGTGCGCTTGCCGCAATGATCGCAAAAGCCACCGCGATCGACCCCGGCGATCGCTACCAAAGGGTTGAAGAACTAAGAGATGACATCACGCGGTTTTTGGAAGACTACAGCACGTCGGTTGAACCAACCAGTCTTCGTCGCGAGGCGGCTTTGTTCTATCGAAGGCACCGCGAGGCGTGCTCGATTACGTTAGGAATGCTCGCTATTTTCGCGACTTTTGTCGCCTATTTTATGATCGAGCTCCGGCTGAGTCGGCATCAAGCATTGGAGGCTCGCGATCGATCGGAGAGAGCTCAGATCGCGGCGGAGGATGCACAGGTGCGAGCGGAGGCTTCTCTCGCACAGTACTTGGCGGAGAAAGCGGAGTCCGAGGAACGACAAAACAAACAGATCGAATCGGCCATTGAACAGTCAAACTTTGTGACCGACTCGATTTTCCTGCGAGATAAAGCCATGCCAAGTGCGATTCGACATGCTTTGCAGAACTTGCAGTCGATTCTGGTTTTTGACCCTTCGCCTGATTCAAAGGCATGGTTGCAGAAATTCTACCTGCACTTCTTGATGCAAGACTTTGCATCGGCGTTGAAGTTGGTCGAGAACGGGAAGGTCATTGAGCCGGATTTGGTGTATTTCGCTAAGCAGTACTTGCCGCTTCAAACTGAGGACGGCTATCTCGATACTGATCATTTCATCTCGTTGATGCAGGACTTGTGTGTCGGCGGAACGTATCCCCATCACTTACGCCGAGGAAAGCTTGCTGAAAAGATGCTAATTTACGATAGCCTTCATCGCGAATCGCCCGCGGACAAAACTCGGATCGTTCGCGAGTGGATTCTGATCAACAATCGAGATTGGGTGGGCGAAGAGCTCGTCTTTGAAGCGGAAACAGAAACTGTTCGGCTGCGTGGGAAAGGGCTGACGCGTTTGAGGCGAACTTTCGGCGGGGCGGATAGAATTAGCTTGGTCTACATTCTTAAGCCGAGGGTTTTGGATTTACGTGAGACCGGATTTCGTGACTTGTCCGACCTTGGCGGCTTGGAACTGCAGGAGCTTGATCTTCGCCAAACGCCCATCAATGATCTTTCTCCTTTGCTGGCCAACCGAAGTCTGCGACGGATTTTTCTGGACCAAGACCAGGTCCCTGAATCCCAAATCGCCCGCCTGCCAGATTCGATCGAAGTCGTTCTGGGATCCGAGTGA